Proteins from a single region of Pseudomonas fulva:
- a CDS encoding ABC transporter substrate-binding protein encodes MRTLLAMLLGLQLLSTAHAEQSLTFVSWGGSTQAAQTRAWSEPFTEQTGIRVDQAGPTDYAAFKAMVESGKVTWDVVDVEADFALRAGREGLLEPLDFKQIAKRTIDPRFVTIYGTGSFYFSFILGYNTSVLNEAPQDWAALFDTRAFPGKRALYKWSSPGVLEIALLADGVSADELYPLDLDRAFNKLDSIKDNIAWWGSGDESQQLLSSGTASLGMFWNGRVNALRDQGAPVAINWQQNLVTGDFLVIPRGSPNVEAARAFIAHANSPKAQADFSSLTGYAPVNLGASALVDPKLAENQPGAHKAGQITLDFKYWSLNGERIAERWYAWQAASD; translated from the coding sequence ATGCGCACATTGCTGGCCATGCTGCTGGGACTGCAGCTGTTATCCACCGCTCACGCCGAGCAGAGCCTCACCTTCGTCAGTTGGGGCGGCAGCACCCAGGCCGCGCAGACCCGCGCCTGGAGCGAACCCTTCACCGAGCAGACCGGCATTCGCGTCGACCAGGCCGGGCCCACCGACTACGCGGCCTTCAAGGCCATGGTGGAAAGCGGCAAGGTCACCTGGGACGTGGTCGACGTGGAGGCGGACTTCGCCCTGCGTGCCGGCCGTGAAGGCCTGCTCGAGCCACTGGACTTCAAGCAGATCGCCAAGCGCACCATCGACCCGCGCTTCGTCACCATCTACGGCACCGGCTCGTTCTACTTCTCGTTTATCCTCGGCTACAACACCAGTGTATTGAATGAAGCGCCCCAGGATTGGGCAGCGCTGTTCGATACCCGTGCCTTTCCCGGCAAGCGTGCGCTGTACAAATGGTCGAGCCCCGGTGTGCTGGAGATTGCCCTGCTCGCCGACGGGGTGAGCGCCGACGAGCTGTACCCGCTGGACCTGGATCGCGCGTTCAACAAGCTCGACAGCATCAAGGACAATATCGCCTGGTGGGGCAGTGGCGACGAGTCACAGCAATTGCTTTCGTCCGGGACGGCCAGCCTGGGCATGTTCTGGAACGGCCGGGTCAATGCCCTGCGCGATCAGGGCGCACCGGTGGCCATCAACTGGCAGCAGAACCTGGTGACCGGCGACTTCCTGGTCATCCCCCGCGGCTCGCCCAACGTCGAGGCGGCGCGGGCCTTTATCGCCCATGCCAACAGCCCCAAGGCGCAGGCGGACTTTTCCTCGCTGACCGGCTACGCGCCCGTCAACCTCGGGGCCTCGGCGTTGGTCGATCCCAAGCTCGCCGAGAACCAGCCGGGCGCCCACAAAGCCGGGCAGATCACCCTCGATTTCAAATACTGGAGCCTCAACGGCGAGCGCATCGCCGAACGCTGGTACGCCTGGCAGGCCGCCAGCGACTGA
- a CDS encoding ABC transporter ATP-binding protein gives MSAVIKEQQAPQTLVSLRNLNKHYGDFTAVDNISLDIQDGEFLTFLGSSGSGKSTTLSMLAGFETPSSGEILVEGKSLVNVPPHKRDIGMVFQRYSLFPHLNVRDNIAFPLGIRKLSADEQKRKVDAMLKLVQLEAFAHRRPSQMSGGQQQRVAIARALVYEPRILLMDEPLGALDKKLREDLQDELRHLHRRLGITIVYVTHDQEEAMRLSQRIAIFSHGRIVGLGTGYDLYQNPPNAFVASFLGNSNFLRAKVSSQAAVQFEQQSLAITPTANLNNDQEVLLMLRPEKAQVLPLDVAAQTPLPAGWNEIAVQVAEVVFLGESLTCHVVTPGGCHLTLKAMGSGLQPLQPGAQAKVRWAASEACLYDSWNESDLNKGAGAH, from the coding sequence ATGAGTGCCGTCATCAAAGAACAACAGGCCCCCCAGACCCTGGTCAGCCTGCGCAACCTGAACAAGCACTACGGCGACTTCACCGCTGTGGACAACATTTCCCTGGATATCCAGGACGGCGAGTTCCTGACCTTCCTCGGTTCCAGCGGCTCGGGCAAGAGCACCACGCTGTCGATGCTGGCCGGCTTCGAAACGCCCAGCTCGGGGGAAATCCTCGTGGAGGGCAAATCCCTGGTCAACGTGCCACCGCACAAGCGCGATATCGGCATGGTGTTCCAGCGCTATTCACTGTTCCCGCACCTCAACGTGCGTGACAATATCGCCTTCCCCCTGGGCATCCGCAAGCTCAGCGCCGACGAGCAGAAGCGCAAGGTCGACGCCATGCTCAAGCTGGTGCAGCTGGAAGCCTTCGCCCACCGCCGCCCGTCGCAGATGTCCGGCGGCCAGCAGCAGCGCGTGGCCATCGCCCGGGCGCTGGTCTACGAGCCGCGCATCCTGCTGATGGACGAACCCCTCGGCGCCCTGGACAAGAAGCTGCGCGAGGACCTGCAGGACGAGCTGCGCCACCTGCACCGCCGCCTGGGCATCACCATCGTCTACGTGACCCACGACCAGGAAGAAGCCATGCGCCTGTCCCAGCGCATCGCCATCTTCAGCCACGGCAGGATCGTCGGCCTGGGCACCGGCTATGACCTCTACCAGAATCCGCCGAACGCCTTCGTCGCCTCGTTCCTGGGCAACTCCAACTTCTTGCGCGCGAAAGTCAGTAGCCAGGCCGCCGTGCAGTTCGAGCAGCAGAGCCTGGCCATCACCCCAACGGCCAACCTGAACAACGATCAGGAGGTGCTGCTGATGCTGCGCCCGGAAAAGGCCCAGGTGCTGCCCCTGGACGTCGCCGCGCAAACCCCGCTACCGGCCGGCTGGAACGAGATCGCCGTGCAGGTCGCCGAAGTGGTGTTCCTGGGCGAGAGCCTGACCTGCCACGTGGTCACGCCGGGCGGCTGCCACCTGACCCTGAAAGCCATGGGCAGCGGCCTGCAACCGCTGCAACCCGGTGCCCAGGCCAAGGTGCGCTGGGCGGCCAGCGAGGCCTGCCTGTATGACAGCTGGAACGAGAGTGATCTGAACAAGGGTGCCGGGGCGCATTGA
- a CDS encoding ABC transporter permease, translated as MLLSPNAMGRGLRYGLGATTALIAVFLLLPILFIVLLSFGSSQWLVFPPPGWTFKWYGQFFSNAQWMDSALVSLKVALLTTVCALAIGLPSAFALVRGKFPGRELLYALFTLPMIVPLVIIAVAVYALFLKLGYTGTLFAFVVSHVIVALPFTIISIINSLKLFDQSIEDAAVICGATRLQAIVKVTFPAIRPGLVAGGLFAFLVSWDEVVLSVMMASPGLQTLPVKMWTTLRQDLTPVIAVASTLLIALSLLVMFIAAIARRRAEAKG; from the coding sequence ATGCTGCTGTCACCCAATGCCATGGGTCGTGGCCTGCGCTACGGCCTGGGCGCGACCACTGCGCTGATCGCCGTGTTCCTGCTGCTGCCGATTCTGTTCATCGTGCTGCTGTCGTTCGGCTCTTCACAGTGGCTGGTGTTTCCGCCACCGGGCTGGACCTTCAAGTGGTACGGGCAGTTCTTTTCCAACGCCCAGTGGATGGACTCGGCCCTGGTCAGCCTCAAGGTGGCGCTGCTCACCACCGTGTGCGCCCTGGCCATCGGCCTGCCCAGCGCCTTCGCCCTGGTGCGCGGCAAGTTTCCCGGCCGTGAACTGCTCTATGCGCTGTTCACCCTGCCGATGATCGTGCCACTGGTGATCATCGCCGTGGCGGTGTACGCGCTGTTTCTCAAGCTCGGCTACACCGGCACGCTGTTCGCTTTCGTGGTCAGCCACGTGATCGTCGCGCTGCCGTTCACCATCATTTCGATCATCAACTCGCTGAAGCTGTTCGACCAGTCCATCGAAGATGCCGCGGTGATCTGCGGCGCCACGCGCCTGCAGGCCATCGTCAAGGTGACCTTCCCGGCGATTCGCCCGGGCCTGGTAGCCGGCGGCCTGTTCGCCTTCCTGGTGTCCTGGGACGAGGTGGTGCTCAGCGTGATGATGGCCAGCCCCGGCCTGCAGACGCTGCCGGTGAAGATGTGGACGACGCTGCGCCAGGATCTCACCCCGGTGATTGCCGTCGCCTCGACGCTGCTGATCGCCCTTTCCCTGCTGGTCATGTTCATTGCCGCCATTGCACGCCGGCGCGCCGAAGCCAAGGGCTGA
- a CDS encoding ABC transporter substrate-binding protein, with protein MVFIKGVTSVLAASLLSAAITTSASAETVNFVSWGGTTQDAQKAAWADPFTRDTKITVVQDGPTDYGKLKAMVESGNVQWDVVDVEADFALRAAAEGLLEPLDFNVIERDRIDPRFVNDHGVGSFFFSFVLGYNEGKVGGQKPEDWSALFDTATYPGKRALYKWPSPGVLELALLADGVEKDKLYPLDLDRAFKKLDTIKKDIVWWGGGAQSQQLLASGEASMGQFWNGRIHALQEDGAPVAASWKQNLVMADMLVIPKGAKNKEAAMKFLANASSAKSQADFSNLTAYAPVNLDSVARLDSVLAENLPTAHEADQITLDYAYWAKNGAQIATRWNEWLVK; from the coding sequence ATGGTGTTTATCAAAGGTGTTACCTCGGTGCTCGCCGCGAGCCTCCTGAGTGCTGCAATCACGACCAGCGCCTCGGCGGAAACCGTCAATTTCGTCAGTTGGGGCGGTACCACCCAGGATGCGCAGAAGGCCGCCTGGGCCGACCCCTTCACCCGCGACACCAAGATCACCGTCGTCCAGGATGGCCCGACCGATTACGGTAAGCTCAAGGCCATGGTGGAGAGCGGCAACGTGCAGTGGGACGTGGTCGACGTGGAAGCCGACTTCGCCCTGCGCGCCGCGGCCGAAGGCCTGCTCGAACCGCTGGACTTCAACGTCATCGAGCGTGATCGCATCGATCCGCGCTTCGTCAACGACCACGGCGTCGGCTCGTTCTTCTTCTCCTTCGTGCTCGGCTACAACGAAGGCAAGGTCGGCGGCCAGAAGCCTGAGGACTGGAGCGCGCTGTTCGACACCGCCACCTACCCCGGCAAACGTGCCCTGTACAAATGGCCGAGCCCCGGGGTGCTGGAACTGGCCCTGTTGGCCGACGGTGTGGAAAAGGACAAGCTGTACCCGCTGGATCTGGACCGCGCCTTCAAGAAACTCGACACCATCAAGAAGGACATCGTCTGGTGGGGCGGTGGCGCGCAGTCGCAGCAATTGCTGGCCTCCGGCGAGGCGAGCATGGGCCAGTTCTGGAACGGCCGTATCCACGCCCTGCAGGAAGACGGTGCGCCGGTGGCGGCGAGCTGGAAGCAGAACCTGGTCATGGCCGACATGCTGGTCATTCCCAAGGGCGCCAAGAACAAGGAGGCGGCCATGAAGTTTCTGGCCAACGCCAGCAGCGCCAAGAGCCAGGCCGACTTCTCCAACCTGACCGCCTACGCCCCGGTCAACCTGGACAGCGTGGCGCGCCTGGACTCGGTGCTGGCGGAAAACCTGCCGACCGCCCACGAGGCTGACCAGATTACCCTGGACTACGCCTACTGGGCCAAGAACGGCGCGCAGATCGCCACCCGCTGGAACGAATGGCTGGTGAAATGA
- a CDS encoding purine-cytosine permease family protein has protein sequence MSHSTAPQELVESNSVGQVADADRHGRVRDLFTLWFSTNIAPLPIVTGAMAVQVFHLSIGWAICAILVGHLLGGIVLGLASAQGPQMGLPQMLQSRGQFGRYGALLVVVIAAVLYIGFFISNCVLAGKSIHSVAPDLPLPAAVLIGACAATLIGILGYNFIHTLNRIGTWVMGIGLLAGFIALFANGLPADFASRGGFNLAGWLAMASLGAIWQISFAPYTSDYSRYLPRNVGIWKPFVATYCGAVLGTALCFIFGTLVALSVSAETDTMDAVKQSTGVFGPVLMVLFILSIISHNALNLYGAVLALITSVQTFAADWAPSRQARVALSAILLVACCVVAVTAPADFIARFMQLILAMMIVLVPWAVINLADFYLVQKQRYHIPSLFDATGGIYGRFNPNAVSAYAIGILVQLPFAVTPIYTGPIASKLDGVDLSWLVAIIVTLPLYLLLSRRDTAYRRQQISTLANAAG, from the coding sequence ATGTCCCACTCCACTGCTCCGCAAGAACTCGTCGAAAGCAACAGCGTCGGCCAGGTGGCCGATGCCGATCGTCACGGCCGCGTCCGTGACCTGTTCACCCTCTGGTTCAGCACCAACATCGCGCCGCTGCCCATCGTCACCGGTGCCATGGCCGTGCAGGTGTTCCACCTGAGCATCGGCTGGGCGATCTGCGCCATCCTGGTTGGCCACCTGCTTGGTGGCATCGTGCTTGGCCTGGCTTCGGCCCAGGGGCCGCAGATGGGCCTGCCGCAGATGCTGCAGAGCCGTGGTCAGTTCGGCCGCTACGGCGCGCTGCTGGTGGTGGTGATCGCCGCGGTGCTGTACATCGGCTTCTTCATTTCCAACTGCGTGCTGGCCGGCAAATCCATCCACAGCGTGGCGCCGGACCTGCCCCTGCCCGCCGCCGTGCTGATCGGCGCCTGCGCCGCGACGCTGATCGGCATTCTGGGCTACAACTTCATCCACACCCTCAACCGTATCGGCACCTGGGTGATGGGCATCGGCCTGCTCGCCGGCTTCATCGCCCTGTTCGCCAACGGCCTGCCGGCGGACTTCGCCAGCCGCGGCGGCTTCAACCTGGCCGGCTGGCTGGCGATGGCCTCGCTGGGCGCCATCTGGCAGATCTCCTTCGCGCCCTACACCTCGGACTATTCGCGCTACCTGCCGCGCAACGTGGGCATCTGGAAGCCGTTTGTCGCCACCTACTGCGGCGCCGTACTGGGTACCGCGCTGTGCTTCATCTTCGGCACCCTGGTGGCGCTGTCGGTGAGCGCCGAGACCGACACCATGGATGCGGTGAAGCAGAGCACCGGCGTGTTCGGCCCGGTGCTCATGGTGCTGTTCATCCTCAGCATCATCAGCCACAACGCCCTGAACCTGTATGGCGCGGTATTGGCGCTGATCACCTCGGTGCAGACCTTCGCCGCCGACTGGGCACCCAGCCGCCAGGCCCGGGTGGCCCTTTCGGCGATCCTGCTGGTGGCCTGCTGCGTGGTTGCGGTAACCGCGCCGGCGGACTTCATCGCGCGCTTCATGCAGCTGATCCTGGCGATGATGATCGTGCTGGTGCCCTGGGCGGTGATCAACCTCGCCGACTTCTACCTGGTACAGAAGCAGCGCTATCACATTCCCTCGCTGTTCGACGCCACGGGTGGCATCTACGGGCGCTTCAACCCCAACGCGGTCAGCGCCTACGCCATCGGCATCCTGGTCCAGCTGCCGTTCGCGGTCACGCCGATCTATACCGGCCCCATCGCCAGCAAGCTCGACGGCGTCGACCTGTCGTGGCTGGTGGCGATCATCGTTACCCTGCCGCTGTACCTGCTGCTGTCGCGTCGCGACACGGCCTACCGCCGTCAGCAGATCTCCACCTTGGCCAACGCCGCCGGCTGA
- a CDS encoding LLM class flavin-dependent oxidoreductase has product MKFSLFVHMERYDQEVGHRELFEQLTELTLLAEAGGFSTVWIGEHHAMEYTISPSPMPILAYLAARTDTIRLGAGTIIAPFWNPIRVAGECALLDVISNGRMEVGLARGAYQFEFDRMAGGMPATDGGKALREMVPVVRKLWEGDYAHDGEVYKFPTSTSVPKPFNAQPPMWIAARDPDSHNFAVANGCNVMVTPLMKGDEEVVDLNDKFNAALANNPDVPRPQLMVLRHTHVHLADDPEGWKVGAAAISRFYRTFDAWFGNKTAPVNGFLEPSPESKFAEVPAFELENIRKNTMIGTPEEIIARIRHYQELGVDEFSFWADNSLPYAEKKKSLELFIQHVVPAFR; this is encoded by the coding sequence ATGAAATTCTCTTTGTTCGTCCACATGGAACGCTACGACCAGGAAGTCGGCCACCGTGAGCTGTTCGAACAGCTCACCGAGCTCACCCTGCTGGCCGAGGCCGGCGGCTTCAGCACCGTGTGGATCGGCGAACACCACGCCATGGAATACACCATCTCGCCGAGCCCGATGCCGATCCTGGCCTACCTGGCCGCACGCACCGACACCATCCGCCTGGGCGCCGGCACCATCATCGCGCCGTTCTGGAACCCGATCCGCGTGGCCGGCGAATGCGCCCTGCTCGACGTGATCAGCAACGGTCGTATGGAGGTGGGCCTGGCCCGTGGCGCCTACCAGTTCGAATTCGACCGCATGGCCGGCGGCATGCCGGCCACCGACGGCGGCAAGGCGCTGCGCGAGATGGTCCCGGTGGTGCGCAAGCTGTGGGAAGGCGACTACGCCCATGACGGCGAGGTCTACAAATTCCCTACCTCCACCAGCGTACCCAAGCCGTTCAACGCCCAGCCGCCGATGTGGATCGCTGCCCGCGACCCGGACTCCCACAACTTCGCCGTGGCCAATGGCTGCAACGTGATGGTCACGCCGCTGATGAAAGGCGACGAGGAAGTGGTCGACCTGAACGACAAGTTCAACGCCGCCCTGGCCAACAACCCGGACGTGCCGCGCCCGCAACTGATGGTGCTGCGCCACACCCACGTGCACCTGGCCGATGATCCGGAAGGCTGGAAGGTCGGCGCCGCCGCCATCTCGCGCTTCTACCGCACCTTCGATGCCTGGTTCGGCAACAAGACCGCCCCGGTGAACGGCTTCCTGGAGCCGAGCCCGGAGTCCAAGTTCGCCGAAGTGCCGGCGTTCGAGCTGGAGAACATCCGCAAGAACACCATGATCGGTACCCCCGAAGAGATCATCGCGCGCATCCGTCACTACCAGGAGCTGGGCGTCGACGAATTCAGCTTCTGGGCCGACAACAGCCTGCCCTACGCCGAGAAGAAAAAGTCCCTGGAGCTGTTCATCCAGCACGTGGTGCCAGCCTTCCGCTGA
- a CDS encoding ABC transporter permease, with protein MTALRTPEVGAADRQRGNADGNPERAARWRGAPYLLPALLFLGLFFLAPLVSLLLRGVLEPEPGLGNYAQLFANSAYSKVLFNTFAVAGLVTLISLLLGFPLAWAITLMPRGWGRWLLNIVLLSMWTSLLARTYSWLVLLQSSGVVNKFLMGLGIIDQPLAMVHNLTGVVIGMSYIMIPFIVLPLQATMSAIDPMVLQAGSICGASPWRNFFKVFIPLCRPGIFSGALMVFVMSLGYYVTPALLGGAQNMMLPEFIIQQVQSFLNWGIASAAAALLILITLVLFYVYLKLQPESPVASSTAR; from the coding sequence ATGACCGCGCTCCGTACCCCCGAGGTCGGTGCAGCAGACCGTCAGCGTGGCAACGCTGACGGCAACCCGGAACGGGCAGCGCGCTGGCGCGGTGCCCCGTACCTGCTGCCGGCCCTGCTGTTTCTCGGCTTGTTCTTCCTGGCGCCGCTGGTCAGCCTGCTGCTGCGCGGCGTGCTGGAGCCGGAGCCAGGCCTGGGCAACTATGCCCAGCTGTTCGCCAACTCGGCCTACTCCAAGGTGCTGTTCAACACCTTCGCGGTGGCCGGGCTGGTCACCCTGATCAGCCTGCTGCTGGGTTTTCCCCTGGCCTGGGCGATCACCCTGATGCCACGCGGCTGGGGTCGCTGGCTGCTGAACATCGTGCTGCTGTCGATGTGGACCAGCCTGCTGGCGCGTACCTATTCGTGGCTGGTGCTGCTGCAGTCCTCGGGGGTGGTCAACAAATTCCTGATGGGCCTGGGCATCATCGATCAACCCCTGGCGATGGTGCACAACCTGACCGGTGTGGTGATCGGCATGAGCTACATCATGATTCCGTTCATCGTGCTGCCGTTGCAGGCGACCATGAGCGCCATCGATCCGATGGTGCTGCAGGCCGGCTCGATCTGCGGTGCCAGCCCATGGCGCAACTTCTTCAAGGTGTTCATTCCGCTGTGCCGGCCGGGCATTTTCAGCGGCGCTCTGATGGTCTTCGTGATGTCCCTCGGCTACTACGTGACCCCGGCGCTGCTAGGCGGCGCGCAGAACATGATGCTGCCCGAATTCATCATCCAGCAGGTGCAATCGTTCCTCAACTGGGGCATCGCCAGTGCGGCAGCAGCCTTGCTGATCCTCATCACCCTGGTGCTGTTCTACGTCTACCTGAAGCTGCAACCGGAATCGCCGGTCGCATCCAGCACTGCGAGGTAA